One region of Magnetococcales bacterium genomic DNA includes:
- a CDS encoding response regulator has translation MSNLSQANKKTILIVDDTPENIDILKEILSPLYRIQVATNGRLGLKVAMSPRPPDLILLDVMMPVMDGYETCRLLKESESTRHIPVLFVTAKSEVADETKGFELGAADYLIKPVSPPIVLARVKTHLAMNDQYKHLADQVETRTAELTIRNMALEETRLEMIHQLGRAAEFRDNETGMHILRMSHFTRLLALKAGLSEPEADLLLHAAPMHDIGKIGIPDEILLKPARLTDEEFDVIRTHPEIGHKIIGPQSADILRLGGVIAYTHHEKWNGRGYPRGLQGEEIPLAGRITAVGDVFDALTSARPYKKGWAVEDALALINRETGEHFDPTLAPLFLSLRSEIAEIMDRYQEQPE, from the coding sequence ATGTCCAATCTATCTCAAGCCAATAAAAAGACCATTCTCATCGTTGATGATACACCGGAAAACATCGACATCCTGAAAGAGATTTTGAGTCCTCTCTATCGGATCCAGGTGGCGACCAATGGTCGGTTGGGCCTGAAAGTGGCCATGTCTCCCAGGCCACCCGATCTGATCCTGCTCGATGTGATGATGCCGGTGATGGATGGCTATGAGACGTGCCGACTGCTGAAGGAATCCGAGAGCACCCGGCATATTCCGGTTCTCTTTGTCACCGCCAAATCAGAGGTAGCCGATGAGACCAAAGGGTTTGAACTGGGGGCGGCGGATTATCTGATCAAGCCTGTCAGCCCCCCCATCGTGCTGGCCAGGGTGAAGACCCATCTGGCCATGAACGATCAGTACAAACATCTGGCTGATCAGGTGGAAACCCGCACGGCAGAGCTGACAATCCGTAATATGGCCCTGGAGGAAACCCGTCTGGAGATGATTCACCAGCTGGGCCGGGCAGCGGAATTTCGGGACAATGAAACCGGCATGCACATTTTACGCATGAGCCATTTTACCCGGTTGTTGGCACTAAAAGCCGGGTTGAGTGAACCAGAGGCAGATCTGCTGCTGCATGCTGCTCCCATGCACGATATCGGCAAGATCGGCATACCGGATGAGATTTTGCTGAAACCGGCAAGACTCACCGATGAAGAGTTTGATGTGATTCGGACCCACCCCGAAATAGGCCATAAAATCATCGGCCCCCAAAGTGCCGACATTTTACGCCTGGGTGGAGTCATCGCCTATACCCACCATGAAAAATGGAACGGCAGAGGCTATCCACGGGGGTTGCAGGGAGAAGAGATTCCCCTGGCAGGCCGGATTACCGCTGTGGGGGATGTGTTCGATGCCCTGACCTCGGCGCGCCCTTACAAAAAGGGCTGGGCGGTGGAAGATGCCCTGGCGTTGATCAACAGAGAGACGGGAGAACATTTCGACCCCACCCTGGCCCCTCTCTTCCTCTCCCTGCGCTCGGAAATTGCAGAGATTATGGATCGCTATCAGGAACAACCCGAATAG
- a CDS encoding response regulator, with product MSETAEKPIILIVDDSPDNLDILKATLRDDYMLRLAINGPLALRLASMIPQPDLILLDIMMPEIDGYEVCRQLKKDPDTQEIPVIFVTARTRDEDELLGLQIGAVDYITKPISPYVVQARVKTHLAVRQFNREMDKQNRRLNEINDRLTDSMEQLSASEERFRSLVQTIPDIVYKIDAEGRFTFLNKSIERLGYHQTDLIGKHFTEIIHGNDVSQACLTKIIDKIGKGTQNPGQKVFDERRSGMRMTVGLELRLKSKSGAMAEAIEIKNITPTTVNVEVNSTGLYGDVGSETSYRTRQYIGTVGVIRDVTDRQKAQKAFMEERMLLRQLIDAVPLPIFYLENQGQLIFSNDAFRKFTRVDGDDLEGAFLKDLFGEAEKTSLESVLSELLADSQAHRSQIEIELTAGDGQLHTMDFILSKFEKSNVAVKPSIIGVLVDVTEQKEFTAELIQARKKAEEASRTKGDFLANMSHEIRTPLNAVIGFTHLCQLTDLTSQQSDYLNKVNLSANALLSLINDILDFSKIEAGKLTMERASFSLVELLGGVVAMMGVKSQEKNLELLLDTTQDLPSHLMGDAHRLSQVLINLVGNAIKFTHQGEVVIGTRVVEAIGKEITLEFRVEDSGIGMSPGQLENLFQEFSQGDSSTTRKYGGTGLGLAISKRLVGLMGGKIEVESTPESGSTFRFTAKLSLAPGKVYPTQPPSVEMKPLKILVVDDNESARTILAEHLSALDWTIQLAESGEKALASLVAEEKAGKAFDLVLLDWKMPGLNGLEIARHIKEELILSKKPKIVMVTAYGQEQVDSEESSAAYLDGYLLKPVLLSTLLDAILTAFDETASLQSPYPSAELQPAIEKLAGKQILLAEDNEINQQVSRELLEQVGIQVTLAENGQEAVELVTKGGFDGVLMDLQMPVMDGFEATRQIRKLSGTEKLPVIALTANVMTGDREKCLQAGLNDHVGKPVVPEQLYATLAKWIVNADAAFSREAGFGDERSQATQPDAASSALVEAGEGEGEAQAQPVASIPVKKRAVSPPLPAVRGIDLVKGLENVGGNAVLYRKILRKFTHSQGGACLEMVRHLEAGDHAAIVRTAHALKGVAATIGAKQLAQLAEQLEKQAKTPEKATDFTALLQETGSELARIASAIDTAYPKVKCTSTGDGSNKQDQVAPAIFEPLFRKARKYLLVFDSAVEKVVDEMTPLAHHGSRRERVNAIRKSLDAYDYEKSLSILDAWAQEEGINLED from the coding sequence ATGTCTGAGACGGCAGAAAAACCCATCATCCTGATCGTTGATGATTCCCCAGATAATTTGGACATCCTGAAAGCCACCCTGCGGGATGACTATATGCTCCGCCTGGCCATCAACGGCCCCCTGGCCTTGCGTCTTGCATCCATGATCCCCCAGCCGGACCTGATCCTCCTGGATATCATGATGCCGGAGATAGATGGCTATGAAGTGTGCCGCCAGCTTAAAAAAGATCCCGACACCCAGGAAATACCGGTCATTTTCGTCACCGCCCGTACCAGGGATGAAGATGAGCTGTTGGGGTTACAGATCGGGGCGGTGGATTATATCACCAAACCCATCAGCCCCTATGTGGTGCAAGCCCGGGTGAAGACCCATCTGGCGGTGCGTCAATTCAACCGGGAGATGGATAAACAAAACCGTCGTTTGAATGAAATCAACGATCGACTCACCGACAGCATGGAGCAGCTTTCTGCCTCTGAAGAACGATTTCGCAGCTTGGTTCAGACCATTCCCGACATCGTCTATAAGATCGATGCCGAGGGGCGTTTCACCTTCCTCAACAAATCCATCGAGCGGTTGGGCTATCATCAAACAGACCTGATCGGCAAGCACTTTACCGAAATTATCCATGGGAATGATGTCTCCCAGGCCTGCCTCACCAAGATTATCGATAAAATCGGCAAGGGCACACAGAACCCTGGACAAAAGGTGTTTGACGAGCGCCGCAGTGGGATGCGCATGACGGTGGGCCTGGAGTTGCGCCTGAAATCAAAATCCGGGGCGATGGCTGAAGCCATTGAGATCAAAAACATCACCCCCACCACCGTTAACGTCGAGGTCAACAGCACCGGGCTCTATGGCGACGTGGGGAGTGAAACCTCCTATCGCACCCGACAATATATCGGCACCGTGGGGGTGATCCGGGATGTCACCGACCGCCAGAAGGCCCAGAAGGCCTTTATGGAAGAGCGGATGCTCTTAAGACAACTGATTGATGCGGTGCCGTTACCGATTTTTTATCTGGAAAATCAGGGGCAGCTGATCTTTTCCAACGATGCCTTCAGAAAATTTACCCGGGTGGACGGGGATGATCTGGAGGGGGCCTTTCTCAAGGATCTCTTCGGCGAGGCGGAAAAAACCAGCCTGGAGAGTGTGCTTTCAGAACTGCTGGCGGATTCTCAGGCCCACCGGAGCCAAATCGAGATAGAGCTGACGGCGGGGGATGGCCAGCTGCATACCATGGATTTCATCCTCTCCAAATTTGAAAAATCCAACGTGGCGGTCAAACCGTCGATCATCGGTGTGCTGGTGGATGTGACGGAACAAAAGGAGTTCACCGCCGAGCTGATCCAGGCCCGTAAAAAAGCCGAAGAAGCGAGCCGAACCAAGGGGGATTTTTTGGCCAACATGAGCCATGAAATCCGCACCCCCCTCAATGCGGTCATCGGTTTTACCCATCTGTGTCAGCTCACCGATCTCACCTCCCAACAGAGCGACTATCTCAACAAGGTCAACCTTTCCGCCAACGCCCTCTTATCCCTGATCAACGATATTTTGGATTTTTCCAAAATCGAAGCGGGCAAGCTCACCATGGAGCGGGCCTCCTTTTCCCTGGTCGAACTTTTGGGGGGGGTGGTGGCGATGATGGGGGTCAAAAGCCAGGAAAAAAACCTGGAACTGCTCCTGGACACCACCCAAGATCTCCCTTCCCATCTGATGGGAGACGCCCATCGTCTCAGTCAGGTTCTCATCAATCTGGTGGGCAACGCCATCAAATTTACCCATCAGGGAGAGGTGGTGATCGGCACTCGGGTGGTGGAGGCTATCGGGAAGGAGATCACCCTGGAATTTCGGGTAGAGGATAGCGGGATTGGCATGAGCCCGGGGCAGTTGGAAAATCTTTTTCAGGAGTTTTCCCAGGGGGATTCCTCCACTACCCGCAAATATGGCGGGACCGGCCTGGGGCTGGCCATCAGCAAGCGGTTGGTGGGCCTGATGGGGGGTAAAATCGAGGTGGAGAGCACCCCGGAAAGTGGCAGTACCTTCCGCTTTACCGCCAAGCTCAGCCTGGCCCCCGGCAAGGTTTATCCGACGCAACCCCCTTCAGTAGAGATGAAACCGCTGAAGATTTTGGTGGTGGATGATAACGAAAGCGCCCGAACCATCCTGGCAGAGCATCTGAGCGCTCTTGATTGGACCATCCAACTGGCTGAAAGTGGTGAGAAGGCCCTGGCCTCTCTGGTGGCTGAAGAGAAGGCTGGCAAAGCATTTGATCTGGTATTGCTGGATTGGAAAATGCCCGGCTTAAACGGCCTGGAGATCGCTCGGCATATCAAGGAAGAGCTGATACTCTCGAAAAAGCCCAAGATCGTCATGGTGACCGCTTATGGTCAGGAGCAGGTGGATTCTGAGGAGTCGAGTGCCGCATATCTGGATGGCTATCTGCTGAAACCGGTCCTGCTCTCGACGTTGCTGGATGCCATCCTGACGGCCTTCGATGAGACCGCCTCGCTTCAGAGTCCATACCCCTCGGCAGAGCTTCAGCCTGCCATTGAAAAATTGGCTGGCAAGCAGATTCTTCTGGCTGAAGATAACGAAATCAATCAGCAGGTCTCCCGGGAGCTTTTGGAACAGGTGGGTATTCAGGTCACCCTGGCTGAAAATGGCCAGGAAGCGGTGGAGCTGGTCACCAAGGGAGGGTTTGACGGGGTTTTGATGGATTTGCAGATGCCGGTGATGGATGGTTTTGAGGCCACCAGGCAGATTCGCAAGCTCTCAGGCACCGAAAAACTGCCGGTGATCGCCTTGACTGCCAATGTCATGACCGGTGACCGGGAAAAGTGTCTCCAGGCCGGCCTGAATGACCACGTCGGCAAACCCGTGGTCCCGGAACAGCTCTACGCCACCCTGGCCAAGTGGATTGTGAATGCCGATGCGGCCTTTTCCCGGGAGGCTGGATTCGGGGATGAGCGTTCCCAGGCAACCCAACCGGATGCGGCCTCTTCTGCCTTGGTCGAAGCCGGGGAGGGAGAGGGAGAAGCCCAGGCCCAGCCCGTGGCATCGATACCCGTCAAAAAGAGAGCCGTCTCTCCTCCCTTACCCGCCGTTCGGGGGATTGATCTGGTCAAAGGGCTCGAAAATGTCGGTGGCAATGCGGTCCTCTACCGAAAAATTTTGCGCAAATTTACCCACAGCCAGGGCGGTGCCTGCTTGGAGATGGTGCGCCACCTGGAAGCGGGAGATCACGCCGCTATCGTCCGAACAGCCCACGCTCTGAAGGGGGTGGCAGCCACCATCGGCGCCAAACAGCTGGCACAGCTGGCAGAGCAACTGGAAAAACAGGCCAAAACCCCGGAAAAAGCCACTGACTTCACAGCGCTTTTGCAAGAGACCGGCAGTGAACTGGCCCGTATCGCTTCCGCCATAGATACCGCCTATCCCAAGGTCAAATGCACCTCTACCGGCGATGGATCAAACAAGCAGGATCAGGTGGCTCCAGCCATTTTTGAGCCCCTGTTTCGAAAAGCCAGGAAGTATCTCCTCGTGTTTGATTCCGCCGTGGAAAAAGTGGTGGATGAGATGACCCCCCTGGCACACCATGGCAGCCGCAGGGAACGGGTGAATGCCATCCGTAAATCCCTGGATGCCTACGATTATGAAAAAAGCCTCTCTATCCTGGATGCCTGGGCCCAGGAAGAGGGGATCAACCTTGAGGATTAA